Proteins from a single region of Pangasianodon hypophthalmus isolate fPanHyp1 chromosome 7, fPanHyp1.pri, whole genome shotgun sequence:
- the nanos1 gene encoding nanos homolog 1, with protein sequence MDFLNHSYLSARTSYDYTFNFWNDYLGLSTLVTQSSKRGPGGGASPNSITESLKATLGLDDSAACPCAAHLDYCCCSSSCCSSSSSCGCCCPPASPPPPSLLELKERFSALGPFRSHGAGIVGHERDAGFGGGGGGGGSFTAFELFGADRKVRKTAAARAKQEPKICVFCRNNGAPEEVYGSHVLKAPDGRVVCPILRAYTCPLCSANGDNAHTIKYCPLSKEQPAPRALKGGRAVGGKRVKIF encoded by the coding sequence ATGGATTTTTTAAACCACAGCTACTTAAGCGCGCGCACGTCCTACGACTACACGTTCAACTTCTGGAACGACTATCTGGGCCTGTCCACGCTGGTGACGCAGAGCAGCAAGCGCGGTCCCGGCGGCGGAGCGAGCCCCAACTCCATCACGGAGTCTCTGAAAGCTACACTGGGACTGGACGACTCGGCGGCGTGCCCGTGCGCCGCGCACTTGGactactgctgctgctcttCCTCGTGctgctcctcttcctcgtcGTGCGGCTGCTGCTGCCCTCCTGCAAGCCCGCCACCGCCTTCCCTGCTCGAGCTCAAGGAGCGCTTCTCGGCGCTCGGCCCGTTCCGTAGCCACGGCGCGGGGATTGTAGGGCATGAGCGCGACGCGGGCttcggaggaggaggaggaggaggaggaagtttCACGGCTTTCGAGCTGTTCGGCGCGGATAGGAAGGTGCGCAAGACGGCGGCGGCGCGCGCCAAGCAGGAGCCCAAGATCTGCGTGTTTTGTCGGAATAACGGCGCGCCTGAAGAGGTGTACGGCTCGCACGTGCTGAAGGCGCCCGACGGCCGCGTGGTGTGCCCGATCCTGCGCGCATACACGTGCCCGCTGTGCAGCGCCAACGGCGACAACGCACACACCATCAAGTACTGTCCGCTCTCCAAGGAGCAGCCCGCGCCCCGAGCGCTCAAAGGAGGCCGGGCTGTGGGCGGTAAGCGCGTCAAaatcttctaa